Proteins from a genomic interval of Symmachiella macrocystis:
- a CDS encoding alpha/beta fold hydrolase — protein MKNFLGGVLVLMGISLTAQGAEFGEDGYADSDGVKIHYVTMGKGPLVVMIHGFPDYWYTWRKQMPVLAQDFQVVAIDQRGYNKSDQPEGVENYTADKLVGDVRAVIEHLGKEKAIVVGHDWGGMVAWMFAMTHPEMLDKLVILNLPHPQGLMRELRDNPDQHKSSAYARNFQKRGAAAALTPEALAAWVKDPEDRKKYVSAFQRSSIEGMLNYYKANYPRAPYDDSERTYPKIQSPVLMFHGLDDWALLPGALNDTWQWVDKDLTLITVPGAGHFIQQDKPDLVTKRMHAWLTEE, from the coding sequence ATGAAGAACTTCCTGGGAGGAGTCTTGGTTTTGATGGGGATTTCATTGACGGCACAGGGGGCGGAGTTCGGCGAAGATGGCTATGCGGATTCCGACGGAGTCAAAATCCATTATGTCACCATGGGCAAAGGGCCGTTGGTTGTAATGATCCATGGGTTTCCCGACTACTGGTATACATGGCGGAAACAGATGCCGGTCTTGGCTCAAGACTTTCAAGTCGTGGCCATCGATCAACGAGGCTACAACAAGAGCGATCAGCCTGAGGGTGTCGAGAATTACACGGCCGACAAACTCGTCGGCGATGTCCGCGCGGTCATCGAACATTTAGGAAAAGAGAAGGCAATCGTGGTGGGGCACGACTGGGGCGGAATGGTGGCATGGATGTTTGCCATGACCCATCCTGAGATGCTAGATAAATTGGTGATCCTCAACTTGCCGCACCCCCAAGGACTGATGCGCGAATTGCGCGACAATCCCGACCAGCACAAGAGCAGCGCATACGCCCGGAACTTTCAAAAGCGGGGTGCCGCCGCTGCGCTGACCCCCGAAGCGCTGGCCGCATGGGTCAAGGATCCTGAAGACCGCAAGAAGTACGTCTCCGCATTTCAGCGTTCCTCGATTGAAGGTATGTTGAATTATTATAAGGCCAACTACCCCCGCGCACCGTACGACGACAGCGAACGGACCTACCCCAAGATTCAAAGCCCGGTGCTGATGTTTCATGGCCTGGATGATTGGGCGTTGTTGCCAGGGGCGCTGAATGACACCTGGCAATGGGTCGACAAGGACCTCACCTTGATCACGGTCCCAGGCGCGGGGCATTTCATCCAACAAGACAAGCCTGATCTAGTCACCAAGCGAATGCACGCATGGTTGACTGAGGAGTAG
- a CDS encoding DUF1559 domain-containing protein, giving the protein MATRRRSGFTLIELLVVIAIIAILIALLLPAVQQAREAARRTQCRNNLKQIGLAFHNYHDVYLTFPQTYLSNADLTAGTVTPLPGSMTWPAALLPYIDQGNVYKAVKAAGGVLDDVDAAAAGSLVAQSTAIPGFICPSAPHSANVLTGGGPSNPPIPAVGIPSTNTQTGGVCDYITIIDLDGDVEANHQALYPGANTAGAIRGALYLVDVGAGPMVAINNNDGNRIRDMVDGTSNTYFVHEHANREQGYTDGKADTFANSSVGSNGGIWVSAFTGSAFATGTPFNSFGLIDNGVQNSGPCVINCTNAVDAQSDVAGPYSFHTGATLTLLGDGSVQSTSESIDTTVWAAQNTRAGGEIVNQ; this is encoded by the coding sequence ATGGCAACGCGACGTAGATCTGGTTTTACACTGATTGAGTTGTTGGTCGTCATTGCGATTATTGCGATTCTGATCGCTTTATTGTTGCCCGCCGTACAGCAAGCGCGCGAAGCCGCTCGCCGAACGCAGTGTCGCAACAATCTGAAGCAGATCGGTCTGGCATTTCACAATTACCACGATGTCTATTTGACCTTCCCGCAGACCTACCTTTCGAATGCCGACCTAACCGCAGGGACCGTGACTCCTTTGCCCGGATCAATGACTTGGCCTGCCGCTTTGTTGCCTTACATCGATCAAGGCAACGTTTACAAAGCAGTCAAAGCTGCTGGCGGTGTCCTGGATGACGTAGATGCTGCCGCTGCTGGTAGTCTCGTGGCCCAATCCACGGCAATACCGGGCTTCATCTGCCCGTCAGCGCCGCATTCTGCCAACGTGCTCACCGGCGGTGGTCCCTCCAATCCGCCCATTCCGGCTGTTGGTATTCCCTCAACGAATACTCAAACGGGCGGCGTTTGCGACTACATTACGATCATTGACCTCGACGGCGACGTTGAGGCAAATCATCAGGCGCTCTACCCGGGGGCCAACACCGCAGGAGCAATCCGCGGCGCTTTGTACCTTGTTGACGTCGGAGCCGGACCGATGGTTGCTATCAACAACAATGACGGTAACCGGATTCGTGACATGGTCGACGGAACTTCCAATACGTACTTCGTTCACGAACACGCAAATCGCGAACAAGGTTATACCGACGGTAAGGCCGATACGTTTGCCAACTCGAGTGTCGGCAGTAACGGTGGGATTTGGGTCAGCGCCTTTACGGGATCTGCCTTTGCCACCGGGACCCCGTTTAATTCGTTTGGTCTCATCGATAATGGTGTGCAAAACAGTGGACCGTGTGTGATCAACTGCACCAACGCCGTCGATGCACAGTCGGACGTTGCTGGACCTTATTCGTTCCACACCGGGGCGACACTCACTTTGCTGGGTGATGGTTCAGTCCAATCCACCAGTGAGAGCATCGACACCACTGTGTGGGCTGCTCAGAATACCCGTGCCGGTGGCGAAATCGTGAATCAATAA
- a CDS encoding glycoside hydrolase family 130 protein has protein sequence MLLIVSRSCSWLAVLWIVLANSSFVSAYEPADPPEFAPWLQPQEWERDTKGPIIELGEQDAFDDMHVFAPCVALEEGQYRMWYAGSQGKVSKRVFRLGLASSKDGRTFEKHPGNPVFEFGDGESSILTPTLLRYADGSVLREDGKLRMWFSASHLFGKSVHNLHETQSHDGIQWSPPSDPQLSGVYAPTILKIDDTYQMWYTDVSAEPWKIRHAQSNDGQEWKETKEAVLRIGQKWEQGRLFYPTVIKSGDLYLMWYGSYWSAFEGKTAIGFAVSSDGINWEKNPHNPVFRPDPSREWESHYTTSQSIRQLPDGSWRIWYASRQKPPFRHKYFAIGTARWQGIAPAQ, from the coding sequence ATGTTGCTGATCGTTTCACGGTCGTGCAGTTGGCTGGCCGTTTTGTGGATTGTGTTGGCAAATTCTTCGTTCGTCTCGGCCTATGAACCAGCCGACCCGCCGGAATTCGCCCCCTGGCTGCAACCACAGGAGTGGGAACGCGATACCAAGGGGCCGATCATCGAACTTGGCGAACAAGACGCGTTTGACGACATGCATGTCTTCGCACCATGCGTCGCGCTGGAGGAGGGGCAGTACCGCATGTGGTATGCCGGATCGCAGGGCAAGGTCTCCAAACGGGTTTTCCGATTGGGGCTGGCCAGCTCCAAAGATGGCCGCACCTTTGAAAAACATCCTGGCAATCCTGTCTTTGAATTCGGCGACGGCGAATCCTCGATACTCACACCGACGCTCTTGCGCTATGCAGATGGTTCGGTACTCCGCGAAGACGGAAAATTGCGGATGTGGTTTAGCGCCAGTCATCTATTTGGAAAGAGCGTACACAATTTGCACGAAACCCAAAGTCACGACGGCATCCAGTGGTCGCCCCCCAGCGATCCACAACTGAGCGGCGTTTATGCCCCCACGATCCTGAAGATCGACGATACCTATCAGATGTGGTACACCGACGTCTCCGCGGAACCTTGGAAAATTCGGCATGCGCAAAGCAACGACGGCCAAGAGTGGAAAGAGACCAAAGAGGCGGTGCTGCGAATTGGGCAAAAATGGGAACAAGGGCGGTTGTTCTATCCGACCGTGATCAAGTCGGGCGATTTGTACTTGATGTGGTACGGTAGTTATTGGTCCGCCTTCGAGGGGAAGACCGCGATCGGTTTTGCGGTGAGCAGCGACGGCATCAACTGGGAGAAGAATCCGCACAACCCTGTCTTCCGTCCCGATCCTTCGCGCGAATGGGAATCGCACTACACGACCAGCCAATCGATACGGCAATTACCCGATGGGAGTTGGCGGATCTGGTATGCCAGTCGCCAAAAACCACCGTTTCGCCACAAATACTTTGCTATTGGCACAGCACGCTGGCAGGGGATCGCGCCGGCGCAATAG
- a CDS encoding universal stress protein, with the protein MINLKKILLPTDFSENSEHALQYAREFTELFDAELHIIHVSHQMSLEHGMSFLPPGDLMLDMQPAAKRKLHKIATDDWAAGRTIVREMREGRPFVEIIRYADEVDIDLIIMGTHGWGPISHLLVGSVAERVVQKAHCPVMTIRPAGHEFIMP; encoded by the coding sequence ATGATCAACCTAAAGAAAATATTACTGCCGACGGATTTCAGCGAGAACAGCGAACACGCACTGCAATATGCGCGCGAGTTTACAGAACTGTTTGATGCCGAATTGCATATCATCCATGTCTCGCACCAAATGTCGCTAGAGCATGGCATGAGTTTTCTGCCGCCGGGCGATTTGATGTTGGATATGCAGCCCGCGGCAAAACGTAAATTGCATAAAATCGCGACCGACGACTGGGCTGCGGGACGGACGATTGTCCGCGAAATGCGCGAAGGTCGCCCGTTTGTCGAGATCATTCGTTATGCCGACGAAGTCGATATCGATCTCATCATCATGGGAACACACGGTTGGGGGCCGATTTCGCACTTGCTAGTCGGTAGCGTAGCGGAGCGGGTCGTCCAAAAGGCGCACTGCCCCGTCATGACTATTCGGCCTGCTGGGCATGAATTCATCATGCCCTAA
- a CDS encoding M12 family metallo-peptidase: MNSKYAIITCLIAGCLPAPLFADVIVLTNRTSEAVSFQVKHQAGQKSSYTIPVKELVSIPVTAAVEIQFGSEDASQILQVEPNSVCFFHQRDQELLELNRIGFAADVANKAVVDDTDSKRQDTAPPKNDSDPPNTKICTIPVKLFVDDEEPFVRKLWEARLRARLERASKIFEQHCRVRFEVVGVDTWDSNNEVRQFTKMLAEFERESRVEPAALAIGFSSQRRILQQRTRLGGTFAPLRQHILIREWSKNMGEAERLEVLLHELGHYLGATHSPEKDSAMRPQLNDGKANLRSFRLGFDPVNTLVMCLVGDEIREHNVRYLHELTPKTRQQLQSIYREIIKITPDEPATVRMLQLLGAGTPGKPSAPKSSTVPK, translated from the coding sequence ATGAATTCCAAGTACGCAATTATCACTTGCCTCATCGCCGGATGTCTCCCCGCGCCGCTATTTGCCGACGTCATCGTATTGACGAATCGCACGAGCGAAGCAGTCTCGTTCCAGGTCAAACACCAAGCCGGACAGAAGTCGTCTTACACAATTCCGGTGAAGGAGTTGGTCTCGATTCCCGTAACAGCGGCGGTGGAAATCCAATTCGGTTCTGAGGACGCCTCTCAGATTTTGCAGGTGGAACCGAATAGCGTTTGTTTTTTTCACCAACGCGATCAGGAACTACTGGAACTGAATCGCATTGGGTTTGCCGCGGACGTGGCAAACAAGGCCGTTGTGGATGACACGGACTCGAAACGGCAGGATACGGCGCCGCCTAAAAATGATAGCGATCCTCCGAATACGAAGATCTGCACGATTCCGGTGAAACTATTTGTGGACGATGAAGAGCCGTTTGTGCGTAAGCTCTGGGAGGCGCGTCTCCGTGCGCGGCTGGAGCGGGCCTCTAAAATCTTCGAGCAACATTGCCGTGTGCGGTTCGAAGTCGTGGGCGTCGATACCTGGGATTCCAATAACGAGGTGCGACAGTTTACAAAAATGTTGGCCGAATTCGAGCGGGAATCTCGCGTTGAACCGGCGGCTTTGGCGATCGGCTTTAGCAGCCAGCGCCGCATCCTGCAGCAGCGAACTCGGTTAGGAGGGACCTTCGCGCCGCTGCGGCAGCATATCCTCATTCGGGAATGGTCAAAAAACATGGGCGAAGCAGAACGACTGGAAGTCCTGCTACACGAGTTGGGACACTATCTAGGAGCGACGCACAGTCCGGAAAAAGATTCGGCCATGCGGCCCCAATTGAATGACGGCAAGGCGAACTTGCGGTCATTTCGGCTAGGCTTTGATCCGGTCAATACGCTGGTCATGTGCTTGGTCGGCGACGAAATCCGCGAACACAACGTCCGCTATTTGCACGAACTGACACCGAAAACAAGGCAACAGCTACAATCGATTTACCGCGAAATCATTAAGATCACGCCCGACGAACCGGCTACCGTGCGTATGTTGCAATTGCTTGGTGCGGGGACACCGGGTAAACCGTCCGCACCGAAATCGAGTACGGTTCCGAAATAG
- a CDS encoding carboxypeptidase-like regulatory domain-containing protein, protein MPVTGIVHVDGAPLAGIEISFHAEEKATSHRIFPKATTDADGKFQAWSYRKDDGLTAGNYTLTFIDHSGPNQPFQRASDKPDLFKKKYTNPKKSEFTLVVPEGGEPIDMGIIALTRP, encoded by the coding sequence GTGCCAGTCACCGGCATCGTTCATGTGGACGGGGCACCACTGGCCGGCATCGAGATCAGTTTCCATGCTGAAGAAAAGGCAACCAGTCACCGAATCTTTCCCAAAGCCACTACGGATGCGGACGGTAAATTCCAAGCATGGAGCTATCGCAAAGACGACGGACTTACCGCCGGTAATTACACGCTGACGTTTATCGACCATAGCGGCCCCAACCAACCGTTCCAAAGAGCGAGTGACAAGCCGGATCTCTTCAAGAAGAAATATACCAATCCCAAGAAGTCGGAATTCACGTTAGTCGTTCCCGAGGGTGGCGAACCGATCGACATGGGCATCATTGCATTGACGCGTCCCTGA